In Felis catus isolate Fca126 chromosome E1, F.catus_Fca126_mat1.0, whole genome shotgun sequence, the following proteins share a genomic window:
- the DLX4 gene encoding homeobox protein DLX-4 yields MTSLPCSLPGRDASKAIFPDIAPVPSVVAAYPLGLSPATAVAADLPYSGPYGHLLPYSYTAPATPGDSYLPCQQPAAPSQQDPKADSEKPPLSPEPSEQRPQAPPKKLRKPRTIYSSLQLQHLNQRFQHTQYLALPERAQLAAQLGLTQTQVKIWFQNKRSKYKKLLKQNSGGQEGDFPGRAPSLSPCSPPLPSLWDLPKAGALPTGGGGYSNSFGAWYQHHSPDVLAPPQMM; encoded by the exons ATGACCTCTttgccctgctccctccctggcCGGGACGCCTCCAAAGCCATATTCCCGGACATCGCCCCTGTCCCATCGGTAGTGGCTGCCTACCCGCTTGGCCTGTCCCCCGCAACCGCAGTCGCCGCCGATTTGCCCTACTCTGGGCCGTATGGCCACCTCCTGCCCTACTCCTACACTGCGCCGGCGACTCCGGGAGACTCCTACCTGCCCTGCCAGCAACCAGCGGCGCCTTCTCAGCAGGACCCGAAGGCAG ATTCGGAGAAGCCGCCGCTGTCCCCGGAGCCCTCGGAGCAGCGCCCGCAGGCCCCGCCCAAGAAGCTCCGCAAACCGAGGACCATCTACTCGAGCCTGCAGCTGCAGCACTTGAACCAGCGTTTCCAGCACACGCAGTACCTGGCGCTGCCCGAAAGGGCCCAGCTGGCCGCGCAGCTCGGCCTCACCCAGACCCAG GTAAAGATCTGGTTTCAGAACAAACGCTCCAAATACAAGAAGCTCCTGAAGCAGAACTCTGGAGGACAGGAAGGGGACTTCCCTGGGAGAGCCCCCTCCTtgtctccctgctccccacccctcccatcccTCTGGGATCTACCCAAGGCAGGGGCCCTGCCCACCGGTGGCGGAGGCTACAGCAACAGCTTTGGGGCCTGGTATCAGCATCACTCCCCAGATGTCCTGGCCCCACCTCAGATGATGTGA